The window GCGGCCGTCGAGCTCTACGGCGGACCGGCCATCGTCGTCGACTTCGGCACGGCGACGACGTTCGACGCGGTCTCCGCGCGCGGGGAGTACGCCGGCGGCGTCATCGCCCCCGGCATCGAGATCTCCGTCGAGGCACTCGGCGTCCGCGGCGCCCAGCTCCGCAAGATCGAGATCGCCCGCCCCCGCACGGTCATCGGCAAGAACACCGTCGAAGCCATGCAGTCGGGCATCATCTACGGCTTCGCCGGCCAGGTCGACGGCGTCGTCAACCGCATGGCCCGAGAACTCGCCGACGACCCCGACGACGTCACGGTCATCGCGACCGGCGGCCTCGCCCCCATGGTCCTGGGCGAGTCCTCGGTCATCGACGAACACGAACCTTGGCTGACCCTGATCGGCCTCCGCCTGGTCTACGAAAGAAACGTGTCGAGAACCTGACAGCGCCCACAGTGGCGCTCCTTCAGGGGCGCGGGGAACTGCGCGACGAGCCCCCACTCACCCGCAGCCGACAACCGAACCGGCGGAGCCACTCCCGTCATCACGGCACGGCGAAGCCACGCCACACCGACACCCGATCTACGGATTTTGTCTGATTAGCGCGTATCGTCGCGAGCATGCCCACGCCCTATGGATCCCGCGGCGGCATGGCGTTCGGTGCGGAGGAGCTGCGAGTGCTCCGACGTGCGCTCGCTCTCGCCCTCCACCCCCGCCCCGCCTCGGCCGAGGACGTCCAGGACTGCCTCCGCCTGGCG is drawn from Streptomyces liliifuscus and contains these coding sequences:
- a CDS encoding type III pantothenate kinase; the encoded protein is MLLTIDVGNTHTVLGLFDGEDIVEHWRISTDARRTADELAVLLQGLMGMHPLLGDELGDGIDGIAICSTVPSVLHELREVTRRYYGDVPAVLVEPGIKTGVPILMDNPKEVGADRIINAVAAVELYGGPAIVVDFGTATTFDAVSARGEYAGGVIAPGIEISVEALGVRGAQLRKIEIARPRTVIGKNTVEAMQSGIIYGFAGQVDGVVNRMARELADDPDDVTVIATGGLAPMVLGESSVIDEHEPWLTLIGLRLVYERNVSRT